CGCAACGTGTCGCGATCGCGCGGGCGCTCATGGGCAACCCCGACGTCATCTTCGCCGACGAGCCGACGGGCGCCCTCGACCAAGCCACCGGGCACGAGGTCATGCAGCACATCGTGTCCCTGGTCGGGAGCCTCGGCACCACCTACGTCATGGTCACTCACGACCCCACCGTCGCCGCCTGGTGCTCCAGACGCATCGAGATCCGTGACGGCCTGGTCCACGACGACCGCCAGCTCGCCGGGACGGGGGAGAAGCGATGATCGCCACCTCTACCGCAACCGCACTGGCGGTGGATCTGCACCGCACCTCAAACAAATGGGTCTCTAACCTGGCCCTGTTGGCCATCACCGTGGGCACGTGGCTGTCGGCCACCGTCGCCGGCGGGACGTGGATGTTCTACGAACGCGCTGATAAGACCCTCGGTCTCGACGACGTTGGCCCAGGGCTTGATGCGGAAGGGCTCATGCCCCAGGTGTATCTCACGCTGGCGTTTATCGCCTGCGCCTTCGTCATCCCGCCAATCATCGGCCTGATCTCCCAGTCCGCGGTCCTCGGCGCCGCGGGGCGGGAACGCCGCCTGGCGATCCTGCGCCTGATAGGCCTGTCCAGCGCGGACATCACCCGCATCACGGTGCTGGAAACCCTGTACCAGACCGTCCTAGGACTGGTGCTGGGAACGGCACTGTCCGTGGCGGCGGCGCCAGCGTGGTCGTTTGTCAGCTTCAACGATGATCGCCTCGGCACGTGGGAGATGCTCCTGCCCTGGTGGGGCTATCCCCTGCTGTGGGTAGTGGTCGTGATCCTCTCGGTGTACTCGGCGGTCAACGGGCTCATGCGCGTCGCCATCAGCCCCCTGGGCGTGTCTCGCCGGGAGATCCCCGCCTCGGTGAAGTGGTGGCGGTTCGCGGTCTTCGCCGGCCTGGGAGCCGCATTCTACGTGTACTTCACGCGTCAGGGTCTCAACGACCTCGTCGCCGGCGGGGTAGGGGTGACCGGATTCATGTTCCTGGTCTTTTTCTCCATCCACCTCGTTGCCCCGTGGATCCTGCAAACCGTGGTCCGGCTGCTGCGCCCCGTGCCGGGCAGGGCGGTGTTCATCGCCACCCGGCGGATCGTCGCAGACCCGAAGCAGGCCTGGCGACGGGTCATGGCCATGGCCTTCGTGTCTCTGCTCTTCGGCTACGTGGTGCTCATGCCGCTGACCCCGGTCAACGACTCCTTTGATGCGCAATTCTTCGCCGACGTCATCACGGGCGTGGTCATCACCTTCGGCATCGGACTGCTGTTGGTACTGGTCTCCACGCTGCTCACGCAGGCGTCCGTGGTGTACGAGGAAGCCGAACTCACCCGAGCGTTGGCGCACATGGGAGTACCCCCGTCCCTGCACCGACGGGTCGCCTGGCTCCAGACACTCATCCCGCTGCTCATCATGGCGGTGTCCGCCTTCTTATTTGGCGTGCTCATCTTCACAGCGATGTTCATCGGCGAAGCAGACGTCACTCCGCAGCGCATCGAGGTGTTCGTTGGCGGGTACGCGGCAGCGACGCTGGCCGTCGCCGGAATCACCCTGGCCGTCGACCCGCTGCGCCGCGAGTTGCTCGGCTTGCGGGTCCGGCGCAACGACTAGCGCGAGCGACCGCCTTGGGGGTGGACTTAAGGGGTAGTTCGCGGGCGGGGTTTAAGGTGAAAGGCAGCAATTTGTCAGCCACTTGTCCGACAAAAGTCAAAGGAGCTCTTCGGGATGGCCTTGAACGACATCGCCCACGGCGCGGTCAATAAAAAGACGACGCTGATGAACACTGACCTGCCTCGCTTCGGCGTCCGCGCCATCCTCGCCGGCGTGTATCTCACCCTAGCGACCGGGTTCGCGGCCGTCGGCGGCGGCGCCGTGGAGGCCCTCGCGCCGGGACTCGGCGGCATCATCTTCTCTTTCCTCTTCGGCTTCGGACTGTTCGTCATCGTCATCCTCAACGCTGACCTGGCCACAGGAAACATGATGTTCGGCTGCTACGGCGCCACCACGAAGCAGATCTCCTGGCCCATGGCGCTGAAATTCGCGCTGGTGACCACCTTGTTTAACCTCGTCGGCGCGATCATCGTGGCGCTGTTGCTCGCGGTGTCAGCCAAGTACCAGCACATGGACAACACTCACTTCCTCATGGGACTGGTGGAAGGCAAGCTGGCGAAAAGCTGGTGGGGCGCGATGATTGAAGGCATCG
Above is a genomic segment from Corynebacterium uterequi containing:
- a CDS encoding formate/nitrite transporter family protein, with the translated sequence MALNDIAHGAVNKKTTLMNTDLPRFGVRAILAGVYLTLATGFAAVGGGAVEALAPGLGGIIFSFLFGFGLFVIVILNADLATGNMMFGCYGATTKQISWPMALKFALVTTLFNLVGAIIVALLLAVSAKYQHMDNTHFLMGLVEGKLAKSWWGAMIEGIGANFVVNMAIIGALYAKDFASKFTVIVPTLAIFVGLSLEHVIANFSLMSIATAVELIDGGAAFDGAVPVAAIAWNWLWVWIGNFIGGGVLIGSVYAWLNKGPEVYRD
- a CDS encoding FtsX-like permease family protein produces the protein MIATSTATALAVDLHRTSNKWVSNLALLAITVGTWLSATVAGGTWMFYERADKTLGLDDVGPGLDAEGLMPQVYLTLAFIACAFVIPPIIGLISQSAVLGAAGRERRLAILRLIGLSSADITRITVLETLYQTVLGLVLGTALSVAAAPAWSFVSFNDDRLGTWEMLLPWWGYPLLWVVVVILSVYSAVNGLMRVAISPLGVSRREIPASVKWWRFAVFAGLGAAFYVYFTRQGLNDLVAGGVGVTGFMFLVFFSIHLVAPWILQTVVRLLRPVPGRAVFIATRRIVADPKQAWRRVMAMAFVSLLFGYVVLMPLTPVNDSFDAQFFADVITGVVITFGIGLLLVLVSTLLTQASVVYEEAELTRALAHMGVPPSLHRRVAWLQTLIPLLIMAVSAFLFGVLIFTAMFIGEADVTPQRIEVFVGGYAAATLAVAGITLAVDPLRRELLGLRVRRND